From one Henckelia pumila isolate YLH828 unplaced genomic scaffold, ASM3356847v2 CTG_80:::fragment_3, whole genome shotgun sequence genomic stretch:
- the LOC140873872 gene encoding ethylene-responsive transcription factor CRF2-like, with the protein MMRKEIENTMLSATVKYTEHINQTTAVRPPNTGGRNPASFPTTVRFLVTDTDATDSSSDEEEGCSVKRRRVRKFIDEVRIQPCFRNDGSKNGDVKTNEVPKRKRPEPAALRRQKKSGGPRNERPAAKLGNGKKFRGVRQRPWGKWAAEIRDPLRRVRLWLGTYNTAEEAAMVYDHAAIKLRGPDALTNFSTPTLLDNKTSSGYNSGEESHNTARSPKSVLRFVSTAESQPEPEPEPESSSANGTTDSFNEDSPIFPPKDDLFSGFENPVPVPDLFDQTGLSGDIFGADFDCCCGQMLNGSSLDFGLWPTWQADDYFQDFGDIFGSDPLVAL; encoded by the coding sequence ATGATGCGTAAAGAGATTGAGAACACCATGTTGTCTGCTACAGTCAAATACACCGAGCATATAAACCAAACGACGGCCGTCCGGCCGCCAAATACCGGCGGAAGGAATCCTGCCTCCTTCCCCACCACGGTGAGATTTCTAGTCACTGACACGGACGCCACTGACTCCTCTAGTGATGAAGAAGAGGGTTGCTCTGTTAAACGCCGGAGAGTTAGGAAATTCATCGACGAGGTGAGAATCCAGCCTTGTTTCAGAAATGACGGGAGCAAGAACGGAGACGTTAAAACTAACGAAGTTCCGAAGAGAAAAAGGCCGGAGCCTGCTGCGCTGAGGAGGCAGAAGAAGAGCGGTGGACCGAGAAACGAGAGACCGGCGGCGAAGTTGGGAAATGGTAAGAAGTTCCGCGGCGTGCGGCAGAGGCCTTGGGGGAAATGGGCGGCGGAGATTCGAGATCCCCTGCGACGAGTACGCCTATGGCTGGGCACCTACAATACTGCGGAGGAAGCTGCCATGGTGTACGACCACGCGGCAATCAAGCTGCGTGGACCCGACGCGCTCACCAACTTCTCCACTCCAACATTGCTGGACAACAAAACAAGCTCAGGGTACAACTCCGGCGAGGAATCGCACAACACCGCCCGATCTCCCAAATCAGTCCTCCGCTTCGTCTCCACTGCCGAATcccaacccgaacccgaacccgaacctgAGTCTTCTTCAGCAAACGGCACCACCGATTCCTTCAACGAGGACTCGCCGATTTTTCCTCCCAAGGACGACCTGTTCAGCGGGTTCGAGAACCCGGTACCGGTACCCGATTTGTTCGATCAAACGGGTCTGTCGGGTGACATATTCGGAGCGGACTTTGACTGCTGCTGCGGACAGATGCTTAACGGGTCGAGTCTTGATTTCGGGTTGTGGCCCACTTGGCAAGCGGATGATTACTTTCAAGATTTTGGGGATATATTCGGGTCGGATCCTCTCGTCGCCCTCTGA